In Candida dubliniensis CD36 chromosome 6, complete sequence, the following are encoded in one genomic region:
- a CDS encoding eisosome component, putative (Similar to S. cerevisiae SUR7;~In S. cerevisiae: putative integral membrane protein; component of eisosomes; associated with endocytosis, along with Pil1p and Lsp1p; sporulation and plasma membrane sphingolipid content are altered in mutants) — translation MKVVFTFFNLFFLAGTVLLLIFTVLSGSSKHFPLNKFYWLEADTSGIKNAPADRSAWTFWGVCDKADYSNCLLGPAYPLSPEDNFGTTDNIPTDFIDNENTYYYLSRFAFAFCLIALAFSGLAFIIDILGFCFEIIDKVVIFLITIGLLFLAGFASMQTAVVVLAKNAFKNDNKYAHIGAKSMGIMWAAFACLLICWLLIFAGTISNSYKKHIARVKAEQGNYSQPTHGPAGDESSFTRAAPPTKEDENTGGIRFFKIKRNQKVSDDESV, via the coding sequence ATGAAGGTTGTGTTtacatttttcaatcttttctttttggctGGGACCGTTCttttattgatattcaCAGTATTATCTGGTTCATCTAAACATTTCCCATTAAACAAATTCTATTGGCTTGAAGCCGACACTTCTGGTATTAAGAATGCTCCAGCTGATAGAAGTGCTTGGACATTCTGGGGGGTCTGTGATAAGGCCGATTattccaattgtttattagGACCAGCTTATCCACTTTCTCCAGAAGATAATTTTGGTACCACCGACAATATTCCAACAGATttcattgataatgaaaacacttattattatttaagtAGATTTGCCTTTGCCTTTTGTCTTATTGCCCTTGCATTCAGTGGATTGGCCTTTATTATTGACATATTAGGATTCTGttttgaaatcattgataaaGTTGTCATCTTTTTGATTACCAttggtttattatttttggcTGGATTTGCTTCCATGCAAactgctgttgttgttttggcCAAGAATGCTTTCAAAAATGACAACAAATATGCTCATATTGGAGCCAAATCAATGGGTATTATGTGGGCTGCATTTGCTTGTTTACTTATTTGTtggttattgatttttgcTGGTACCATTTCTAATTCTTATAAAAAACACATTGCTAGAGTCAAAGCTGAACAAGGAAACTATTCTCAACCAACTCATGGACCAGCTGGTGATGAATCTTCATTTACTAGAGCTGCCCCACCAACCaaagaagatgaaaataCTGGCGGTATTAGattcttcaaaattaaaagaaaccaaaaagTTTCCGATGATGAATCagtataa
- a CDS encoding serine/threonine protein kinase, putative (Similar to S. cerevisiae PTK2;~In S. cerevisiae: putative serine/threonine protein kinase involved in regulation of ion transport across plasma membrane; enhances spermine uptake), protein MTKEHSIRNIFKKDKTPDTASTTSTASASHTGLSKLFHKESKPITPPIKRTPSISSLKRRNTNPTQTSGISLNNHNHHHHQDSQNNNDTATNGNTHSSSKPVNRSRSNSDRLGHVPPTGRKVLSKAETFAHLQQLDTRNAAKQQLRNHRVPSNHLSSPLSAAPHSDKIVYNPYGLNKTATQERPKNTSFYLSGVNDGERVLSNPVASPNDYLPAELHQQHVNLLEDFEIDVHTKKLGDGGSSDVRIINSCHHKKDLYALKKFTLLSKETDEDFYKRVSEEYKIHRKAAISRHVVNAFAILRIQSQSNLTRGWGMVMEFCGGGDLFSLIVKPGWKSTPLVEKYCLFKQIAYGVKFLHDHDIVHRDLKPENVLLDANGLAKLCDFGVSEFGHEIPEDFSSPVKLSTAYVGSPPYAPPEVMLLKEKSATEIKAFAYDPFKMDCWGLGMLLFCLVYGGVPFQQSSPNDHAFRDYKFSHKRFCTDHHNFKSNQGYPRGPGSEFKLAAKFENNGASRVAWKLCDPSENTRYTMDMLFDDPWFQSVEMCIYESLDQEVNPFVLPGTGENIDTHSVSGYSSVNNSQAPSRRGTFTSRPIGSGAGSGYNSHDESSNGLSSSFRSMLDLKDVQQKITRTDEPIPSNSSVHSNESSSARTKSKLDHPSSPGSLLSPGTPTLQSIPADRVAQTTSPINASLPAVEESDIEHESESDIQPDETENSGLQILPPIDDVVVASPSSLTHEPQEQEVLDSAESCISLPPNRDQVFAGKDGEMCSLADLRPAALKSATDLQLSADGMCDLGYKIKKHHHTEVSNVSNSSRR, encoded by the coding sequence ATGACAAAGGAACATTCAATTCggaatatttttaaaaaagacAAGACACCAGACACTGcatcaacaacttcaaCAGCATCTGCTTCACATACTGGTTTGTCAAAGCTTTTCCATAAGGAAAGCAAACCCATCACCCCACCAATCAAAAGAACGCCGTCGATCTCATCATTGAAACGCCGCAACACTAATCCAACCCAGACATCTGGTATCAGTCtcaataatcataatcatcatcatcatcaggaTTCTCAGAACAATAATGATACCGCTACCAATGGTAATACCCATTCTTCCTCAAAACCTGTCAATAGAAGCAGAAGTAATTCTGATAGGTTGGGCCACGTTCCACCAACAGGAAGAAAAGTTCTTTCCAAGGCAGAAACATTTGCTCACTTACAACAATTGGATACTAGGAATGCTGCCAAACAGCAATTGAGAAACCACCGAGTCCCATCAAACCATTTGAGCTCTCCACTCAGTGCAGCTCCACATTCAgataaaattgtttataatCCCTATGGTTTGAATAAAACTGCGACTCAAGAACGTCCTAAAAACACCAGTTTCTATCTTTCTGGGGTTAATGATGGAGAGAGAGTATTATCGAACCCAGTAGCAAGTCCCAATGACTATTTACCAGCAGAGTTGCATCAACAACACGTCAATTTATTAGaggattttgaaattgacgTTCATACTAAGAAATTGGGTGACGGTGGTTCTTCTGATGTTCGGATTATAAACTCTTGTCACCATAAGAAAGATTTATAtgctttgaaaaaattcaCTTTGTTGTCGAAAGAAACCGATGAAGACTTCTATAAAAGAGTCCTGGAGGAATATAAAATTCATAGAAAGGCTGCCATATCAAGACACGTGGTTAATGCATTTGCCATTTTGAGAATTCAATCTCAATCCAATTTAACTAGAGGTTGGGGGATGGTGATGGAGttttgtggtggtggtgacTTGTTTTCACTCATTGTTAAACCGGGTTGGAAATCTACTCCACTTGTGGAAAAATATTGTCTTTTCAAACAAATTGCTTATGGTGTTAAATTTCTTCATGACCACGATATAGTGCATCGTGATTTGAAACCAGAAAATGTTTTACTTGATGCTAATGGGTTGGCCAAGTTGTGTGATTTTGGTGTCAGTGAATTCGGTCATGAAATACCAGAAGATTTCTCGAGTCCTGTCAAATTATCTACAGCGTACGTTGGGTCCCCTCCTTATGCTCCACCAGAAGTCAtgttattgaaagaaaaatcgGCTACTGAAATAAAAGCTTTTGCTTATGACCCATTCAAAATGGATTGTTGGGGGTTGGGCATGTTGCtattttgtttggtttATGGTGGCGTGCCATTTCAACAATCAAGTCCCAATGACCATGCGTTTCGTGATTACAAGTTCAGCCACAAGAGATTTTGCACCGACCATCATAATTTTAAATCGAATCAAGGGTATCCTAGAGGTCCTGGGAGTGAATTCAAATTGGCAgccaaatttgaaaataatggtGCTTCGAGAGTTGCTTGGAAATTATGTGATCCTTCAGAAAATACCCGGTATACCATGGATATGTTGTTTGATGACCCTTGGTTTCAATCTGTGGAAATGTGTATTTACGAAAGCCTAGATCAAGAAGTAAATCCATTTGTGTTGCCCGGGACTGGTGAAAACATTGATACACACTCAGTTTCAGGATATTCTTCAGTCAACAATTCACAGGCACCATCTAGAAGAGGTACGTTTACTTCTCGACCAATTGGAAGCGGTGCTGGGAGTGGATACAATAGCCATGATGAAAGTAGCAATGGTCTCAGCTCAAGCTTTAGAAGTATGCTAGATTTGAAAGATGTTCAACAGAAGATAACAAGAACAGATGAGCCAATACCAAGCAACTCATCAGTACATTCTAATGAAAGTTCTTCAGCAAGAACCAAGTCTAAATTAGACCACCCATCATCGCCTGGGTCTTTATTATCACCTGGCACTCCAACATTACAATCAATACCAGCTGATCGTGTAGCACAAACAACGTCCCCAATCAATGCAAGTCTACCAGCAGTGGAAGAAAGCGATATTGAGCACGAATCAGAATCAGATATCCAACCTGATGAGACAGAGAATCTGGGTCTACAAATTTTACCGCCTATAGACGATGTTGTGGTGGCATCTCCTTCATCATTAACTCATGAACCGCAAGAGCAAGAAGTCCTTGATTCTGCCGAGTCTTGTATTAGTTTGCCACCAAATAGAGACCAAGTATTTGCTGGAAAGGATGGAGAAATGTGCTCTTTGGCTGACTTGAGACCAGCTGCCTTAAAGAGCGCTACGGATTTACAATTGAGTGCTGATGGTATGTGTGATTTGGGgtataaaataaaaaagcATCATCATACTGAAGTAAGTAACGTTTCCAACTCAAGCCGTAGGTAA
- a CDS encoding 60S ribosomal protein L32 (Similar to S. cerevisiae RPL32;~spliced gene), producing the protein MATSIPHPKIVKKYTKKFKRHHSDRYHRVAENWRKQKGIDSCVRRRFRGTIPQPNIGYGSNKKTKFLNPAGYKVYLVKNTKDLDVLLLHTKSYAAEIASSVSSRKRVEIVAKAKKLGVKVTNPKGKLNLEA; encoded by the exons A tggCTACTTCTATTCCACACCCAAAAATTGTTAAGAAATACACCAAGAAGTTCAAGAGACATCATTCTGACAGATATCACAGAGTCGCTGAAAACTggagaaaacaaaaaggtATTGATTCATGTGTTAGAAGAAGATTCAGAGGTACCATTCCACAACCAAACATTGGTTACGGTTCTAACAAAAAGACCAAGTTCTTGAACCCAGCTGGTTACAAAGTTTACTTGGTCAAAAACACTAAAGATTTAGATGTCTTGTTATTACACACTAAATCTTATGCTGCTGAAATTGCTTCTTCTGTCTCATCTAGAAAAAGagttgaaattgttgcCAAAGCTAAGAAACTCGGTGTTAAAGTCACTAATCCAAAGGGTAAATTGAACTTGGAAGCTTAa
- a CDS encoding NAD-dependent malic enzyme, mitochondrial precursor, putative (Similar to S. cerevisiae MAE1;~In S. cerevisiae: mitochondrial malic enzyme, catalyzes the oxidative decarboxylation of malate to pyruvate, which is a key intermediate in sugar metabolism and a precursor for synthesis of several amino acids) encodes MLKVARPQIRFNSTTAAAAAAKTAQVRTRTVKTPVGIKAAIESLKPKATRLSMDGPVECAISGFSLLNSPQFNKGSAFSKEERESFNLTGLLPSQVNSLDEQVERAYRQFSYLKTPLAKNDFCTSMRLQNKVLYYELVRRHIREMLPIIYTPTEGDAIASYSDRFRKPEGCFLDINDPDGIDKRLSAYGEDKDIDYIVVSDGEGILGIGDQGVGAIRIAIAKLGLMTLCGGIHPARVLPIALDVGTNNDRLINDELYMGNKFPRVRDEKYWDFVDKVIQAIKKRFPSSVLHYEDFGVSTGRDLLYKYREELPSFNDDIQGTGAVVMASITAALKYSNRDLKDIQVLVYGAGSAGLGIADQITNHLVSHGATEEQARGRIHCMDRYGLITDESTNASPAQLKYADPSSEWDGVDTKSLLACVNKIKPTVLVGCSTQAGAFTEEIVKEMYKHNPQPIIFPLSNPTRLHEAIPSDLMKWTDNNALIATGSPFEPVDGYYISENNNCFTFPGIGLGAVLSRCTTISDTMISAAVDRLASMSPKMENPKNGLLPRLEEIDEVSAHVATAVILQSLKEGTARVESEEKPDGGFVEVPRDYEGCLKWVQSQMWKPVYRPYVKVEYVSEIHTYQY; translated from the coding sequence ATGTTAAAGGTTGCCAGACCCCAGATCCGATTTAATTCAACCACAGCCGCAGCTGCAGCCGCAAAGACCGCTCAAGTGCGTACTCGTACTGTTAAAACCCCCGTTGGCATTAAAGCTGCAATTGAGTCATTAAAACCAAAAGCCACGAGATTGTCAATGGATGGTCCAGTTGAATGTGCAATTTCAGGGTTTTCCTTGTTGAATTCACctcaattcaataaagGATCAGCATTTtccaaagaagaaagagaaagttTTAATTTGACTGGACTCTTACCTTCACAAGTCAACTCCTTAGATGAACAAGTGGAAAGAGCATATCGACAATTTTCCTATTTGAAAACTCCTTTAGCCAAGAATGATTTTTGTACATCCATGAGATTACAGAATAAAGTGTTGTATTATGAGTTGGTGAGACGTCATATTAGAGAAATGTTGCCAATTATTTATACTCCTACTGAAGGTGATGCAATTGCTAGTTATTCCGATAGATTCAGAAAACCAGAAGGTTGTTTCTTGGATATTAATGATCCCGACGGTATTGATAAACGTTTATCTGCTTACGGTGAAGATAAGgatattgattatattgttgtttccgATGGTGAAGGGATCTTGGGTATTGGAGATCAAGGTGTAGGTGCCATCAGAATTGCTATAGCCAAATTGGGTCTTATGACATTGTGTGGTGGTATTCATCCTGCAAGAGTTTTGCCAATTGCTTTAGATGTTGGTACAAACAATGATAGATTaataaatgatgaattataCATGGGTAATAAATTCCCAAGAGTTAGAGATGAAAAGTATTGggattttgttgataaagtGATTCAAGCAATTAAGAAGAGATTTCCTAGTTCAGTTTTGCATTATGAAGATTTTGGCGTGTCGACTGGTAGAGATTTGTTGTACAAGTACAGAGAAGAATTGCCTTCATTTAACGATGATATTCAAGGAACTGGTGCTGTGGTAATGGCATCAATTACTGCTGCATTGAAGTATTCCAACCGTGACTTGAAAGATATTCAAGTCTTGGTCTATGGTGCTGGATCTGCTGGTTTAGGTATTGCTGACCAAATCACCAATCATTTGGTATCACACGGTGCCACTGAAGAGCAAGCAAGAGGAAGAATTCATTGTATGGATCGTTATGGCTTGATAACTGATGAGTCCACTAATGCAAGTCCGGCACAGCTTAAATATGCTGATCCTTCTTCAGAATGGGATGGTGTTGATACTAAAAGTTTATTGGCATGTGTGAATAAGATTAAACCAACAGTTTTAGTTGGATGTTCTACCCAAGCAGGTGCTTTTACTGAAGAAATCGTCAAGGAAATGTATAAACACAATCCACAACCAATTATTTTCCCATTATCCAACCCAACCAGATTACACGAAGCAATTCCCTCTGATTTAATGAAATGGACAGATAACAATGCATTGATTGCAACTGGATCTCCATTTGAACCTGTGGATGGATATTATATATCGGAAAACAATAACTGTTTCACATTTCCAGGTATTGGATTGGGTGCTGTATTATCCAGATGTACTACAATTTCCGATACTATGATTTCAGCAGCAGTTGACCGATTGGCTTCCATGTCTCCGAAAATGGAAAACCCTAAAAATGGATTGTTGCCTAGattagaagaaattgatgaagttAGTGCTCATGTTGCCACTGCAGTTATTTTACAATCCTTGAAAGAAGGTACTGCTAGGGTGGAGAGTGAAGAAAAACCAGATGGTGGATTTGTTGAAGTGCCCAGAGATTATGAAGGTTGTCTTAAATGGGTACAATCACAAATGTGGAAACCAGTGTATAGACCATACGTTAAGGTGGAATACGTTTCTGAAATTCACACTTATCAATATTAG
- a CDS encoding arginase, putative (Similar to S. cerevisiae CAR1;~In S. cerevisiae: responsible for arginine degradation, expression responds to both induction by arginine and nitrogen catabolite repression; disruption enhances freeze tolerance): protein MKLLVFLTLISLVISINVEEKWGGLWPFQGIATFAHLEHFQCLIESEKQFDIGIIGVPFDTAVSYRPGARFGPRAIRDASQRQNNLRGFNPKALFDPYQSWAKIIDCGDIPVTPMDNSAAYKQMSEAFKDLTNKKSLNNTEIPPRYIALGGDHSVLLPHLRALHRIYGPLNVIHFDAHLDTWKPNKYPTSEKNDINHGSMLWKAYEEGLTTKHNIHVGVRTRLSGLEDLQDDDEQNFVRIEADDIWLKGPQWVVDKILTTIPKDTATYISVDVDVLDPGFTSGTGTQEPGGFLPRELIYLLRSIEGLTVVGADVVEVSPAYDIAEITATNGAQIAYEILTSMVKRGNVDKSLVKSVVHVFD from the coding sequence ATGAAACTACTTGTATTTTTGACCTTAATTTCTTTAGTTATATCCATAAATGTGGAGGAGAAATGGGGTGGATTATGGCCTTTTCAAGGAATCGCTACGTTTGCACATCTAGAACATTTCCAATGCTTGATTGAATcagaaaaacaatttgacATAGGGATAATTGGTGTACCATTTGATACTGCTGTTTCTTATAGACCAGGGGCACGTTTTGGGCCTCGAGCAATTAGAGATGCTTCTCAAAGACAAAACAATTTACGTGGATTCAACCCTAAAGCATTGTTTGATCCTTATCAATCATGGGCCAAAATAATAGATTGTGGGGATATCCCAGTGACACCAATGGATAATTCTGCTGCCTATAAACAAATGAGTGAAGCATTTAAAGACTTGACgaataaaaaatcattgaataaCACTGAAATTCCTCCAAGGTATATCGCCTTGGGTGGTGACCATTCGGTGTTATTACCACATCTTCGTGCGTTGCATAGGATCTATGGACCACTTAATGTTATTCATTTTGACGCCCATTTAGATACGTGGAAACCAAACAAATATCCTACATCTGAAAAGAATGACATTAATCATGGGTCAATGTTGTGGAAGGCATACGAAGAAGGATTAACTACTAAACACAACATTCATGTTGGTGTACGCACAAGGCTTTCAGGATTAGAAGATTTgcaagatgatgatgaacaGAACTTTGTCAGAATTGAAGCTGATGATATATGGTTAAAAGGACCGCAATGGGTGGTTGATAAGATTTTGACGACTATTCCAAAAGACACGGCCACTTATATTTcagttgatgttgatgttttaGATCCAGGGTTTACAAGTGGTACTGGGACACAAGAACCCGGTGGATTTTTACCAAGAGAGttgatatatttattgaGAAGTATAGAGGGTTTGACAGTTGTTGGGGCagatgttgttgaagttTCTCCAGCTTATGATATTGCCGAAATCACAGCTACTAATGGTGCTCAAATCGCATATGAAATATTAACTAGTATGGTGAAAAGGGGGAATGTAGATAAATCGTTGGTTAAACTGGTCGTTCACGTTTTTGATTAG
- the ENG2 gene encoding endo-1,3-beta-glucanase, putative (In S. cerevisiae: intracellular beta-1,3-endoglucanase, expression is induced during sporulation; may have a role in cortical actin cytoskeleton assembly), which translates to MGLRDLKNVFKRKEYDRPPAPPPPGSQPSEETNRDSNPAPTSIQPVNGKDILSNPIATGEPPSLFKKVKHQQQPIGCCCDEKDAPIHTNNFYNNLTTGDQTMPIWPLPYSMWYTIDPDQDHGLAFNHTDASQRVFGPEPDAPVAQYYFNPPKIKSFVLSAENFDGNKLTLSDHRALSVTATLQKGDSKIILPIVQGMGFITAIYENAKPVIASQVGVQEFKKQDKIGNVQKYTAMLFNQVTWSVYSTSELSLKDPNHIVGNGPGIIQIARGDSKYYDDTAGGYIDHAELSASADGDTGEYKFSYTIKGQSRSGKTLVWALPHHQEVITNVKATDLNLDSPTKGVMKSYVTNELVMQEQLPVDIMWDPWATFATKANYSDNAKEIIKQAAIEEVKQDVVGMADIDSMYTSGKILDKFAHIAYVCHFILQDGSLTNEVVPKLKQAIEIFAQNKQKFPLVYDCSWKGLISSAEPGADFGNSNYNDHHFHYGYHIHAIALLSHIDQNWLHANNDLIFNYANTLIRDIASPQADQYFPQFRSFDFFHGHSWAHGIFPSGDGKDNESSSEMYHFARAIKLYGNVIGDKNMQQRGDLMLAIMKRSVNMYMLYTSDNKIEPPNFIGNKVSGILFENKIDYATYFGRGTIGDEWIHGIHMLPITPVSSYFRSSKFVKEEWDEKLGAIVDQIPDGWKGILMLNKALFDPKSAWDWFARKDWDPVLIDNGMSRTWSLAYIAGIMN; encoded by the coding sequence ATGGGATTAagagatttgaaaaatgtaTTCAAGCGTAAGGAATACGATAGACCACCTgctccaccaccaccaggATCACAACCAAGCGAAGAAACAAATCGAGATTCAAACCCTGCGCCCACTTCCATTCAACCAGTTAATGGGAAAGATATTCTTAGTAATCCAATAGCAACTGGCGAACCACCTTCACTTTTCAAAAAAGTcaaacatcaacaacaaccaattgGATGCTGTTGTGACGAAAAAGATGCCCCAATCCATACAAATAACTTTTATAACAATTTAACCACGGGTGACCAAACCATGCCAATTTGGCCATTACCATACTCAATGTGGTACACGATTGATCCCGATCAAGATCATGGATTAGCATTCAATCATACAGATGCATCACAAAGAGTTTTTGGTCCTGAACCAGATGCGCCAGTTGCTCAATATTATTTCAACCCACCTAAAATTAAGTCATTTGTTCTTTCTGCAGAAAACTTTGATGGTAACAAGTTGACATTAAGTGATCATAGAGCACTTTCTGTAACTGCAACTTTACAAAAGGGTGATAGTAAAATCATTCTTCCAATAGTGCAAGGTATGGGTTTTATCACTGCCATTTACGAAAATGCTAAACCAGTTATTGCATCCCAAGTTGGTGTTCAAGAGTTTAAAAAACAAGACAAGATTGGAAATGTTCAAAAATATACAGCCATGTTGTTTAACCAAGTGACTTGGTCGGTTTATTCCACTAGTGAATTGAGTTTAAAGGATCCAAATCATATTGTTGGGAATGGGCCAGgtattattcaaattgcTCGTGGTGATTCAAAGTATTACGATGACACTGCTGGTGGTTATATTGACCATGCAGAATTATCTGCCTCTGCAGACGGTGATACAGGCGAATACAAATTTTCTTATACCATTAAAGGACAATCAAGATCAGGTAAAACTCTTGTTTGGGCACTTCCACATCATCAAGAGGTCATTACTAATGTTAAAGCAACAGATTTAAACCTTGATTCACCAACAAAAGGTGTAATGAAGTCATATGTCACAAACGAACTTGTTATGCAAGAACAACTTCCTGTTGATATTATGTGGGATCCATGGGCCACTTTTGCCACTAAAGCCAATTATTCAGACAACGCTAAAGAAATCATCAAACAAGCAGCCATTGAAGAAGTGAAACAAGATGTAGTGGGGATGGCAGACATTGATTCAATGTATACTTCTGGTAAAATTTTAGACAAATTCGCTCATATTGCATATGTTTGTCATTTTATATTGCAAGATGGATCATTGACCAATGAAGTTGTCCCTAAACTTAAACAagcaattgaaatatttgctcaaaataaacaaaaattcCCCTTGGTTTATGATTGTTCTTGGAAAGGGTTAATTTCTTCAGCTGAACCAGGTGCTGATTTTGGTAATTCCAATTATAATGATCATCATTTCCATTATGGATACCATATACATGCCATTGCACTTTTATCACatattgatcaaaattGGCTTCATGCCAATAATGAtcttattttcaattatgCCAATACATTGATCAGAGATATTGCTAGTCCTCAAGCTGATCAATATTTCCCACAATTTCgatcatttgattttttccaTGGTCATTCTTGGGCCCATGGTATTTTCCCATCTGGTGATGGTAAAGATAATGAAAGTAGTAGTGAAATGTACCATTTTGCTCGTGCTATTAAATTATATGGGAATGTGATTGGTGATAAGAATATGCAACAACGAGGTGACTTGATGTTGGCAATTATGAAACGATCGGTTAATATGTACATGCTTTACACTAGTGATAACAAGATTGAACCACCCAATTTTATTGGAAACAAAGTATCGGGTATTTTATTTGAGAATAAAATCGATTATGCTACTTATTTTGGAAGAGGTACCATTGGAGATGAATGGATCCATGGTATTCATATGTTACCCATCACACCAGTGTCTTCTTATTTTAGGAGTTCGAAATTTGTTAAAGAGGAATGGgatgaaaaattgggtGCAATTGTGGACCAGATCCCTGATGGGTGGAAAGGTATTCTTATGCTCAACAAGGCATTATTTGACCCGAAATCAGCTTGGGATTGGTTTGCAAGAAAGGACTGGGATCCtgtattgattgataatggTATGTCCCGTACATGGTCTTTGGCATATATTGCAGgaataatgaattga